Genomic segment of Candidatus Omnitrophota bacterium:
AAGGTGAAAAATGCTAAACAATAGAATCCCTAAATCCAAGAAAAACAATATACTTAGGCGTTTCCCCTGGTCCTGGTTGGTAATAATCGGACTTTTCTACCTTCTTATTAATTCTATAAACATACCTGTTAGCGGCATACCCAAAGAGATATCCTATAGCGATTTCTACGCCGCCTTAAGAGATAACCCGGAAAAGATCAGGTCTGTGACCAAGATTGAAACTGTGCTCCAGGGTGAATTCAGCGATAATTCCAGGTTCTTTTTAAATATTCCCGATAATGATACGCAGCTGCTTGACCTGATGCGCCAGAACTTAAAGCATTTTGAGGTTAAGCCGCCTCGCACCCTTTTAGCAAACCTGTTGTATTCGCTGGGGCCGGTGGTCCTGTTGATATTCTTCTGGTGGATGATGGCGGCAAGGGGCGAACAATTAGGCAACCGGATCATGGGTTTTGGCAAGATGCGGCCAAAGATGCACAGCGAAAAAGAGGGCGAGAAAGCCACTTTTGATGATGTGGCAGGAGTTGATGAAGCCAAAGAAGAATTGCAGGAGGTCATAGAGTTTTTAAAGGACCCGAAGAAATTTCAAAAACTGGGAGGAAAAATTCCTAAAGGAGTTTTACTCGTCGGGCCGCCGGGCTGCGGGAAAACTTTGATTGCCCGCGCCGTAGCCGGAGAAGCCGGGGTGCCGTTCTTTAGCATTTCCGGTTCGGATTTTGTGGAGATGTTTGTGGGCGTGGGAGCCAGCCGCGTGCGGGATTTATTTGAGCAAGGCCGTAAGGCGGCAAAGGCATCCGGCAAGGGCGCGATTATTTTTATTGATGAAATAGATGCTGTCGGCAGGTTACGTTTTTCGGGTATCGGCGGAGGGCATGACGAGAGGGAGCAGACCCTGAATGCGCTTTTGGTGGAGATGGACGGTTTTGATACGCAGCAGGGCCTGATTCTTATCGCTGCTACCAACCGGCCGGATACATTAGACCCGGCAATTCTGCGCCCTGGAAGATTTGACCGCAATATCATCGTGCATTTACCTGACATCAAAGGAAGAGAAGAGATACTCAAGGTACATACGCGCAAAATAAAGCTTAGCCCTACAGTAAACTTAAATTCCATTGCCAGCCAGACCCCGGGGTTTTCCGGAGCGGATCTGGCAAACCTTTGTAATGAGGCAGCGCTCATGGCTGCCCGTTTTAATAAAGATGCGGTGGAGATGGTTGATTTTGAGAAGTCCGTGGAAAGAGTGCTGATGGGCCCGGAAAAGAAGAGCCATATTATATCCAAAAAGGAAAAAGAGATTACCGCGTTGCATGAATCCGGGCATGCATTGCTATCTCTACTATTGCCTGAAGTGAACCCCTTAAAGAAGGTCTCCATTATCCCGCGGGGTTTAGCCGGAGGCTATACCTTTACCCCGCCGCTGGAAGACAGGCACTATTGGACAAAGACAGAATTGATTTCGGAGATTGCCATGATGTTAGGCGGCAGGGCTTCCGAAGAGATAAATTTAAACGAGGTCACTACTGGCGCCCAGAATGATCTGGAGATGGCGACGTTAATGGCCCGGCGCATGGTCTGTCAGTTCGGGATGTCCGATAAATTAGGTAATGTTACGCTGGGGAGAAGGGAAGGGCTGGTATTCCTGGGCCGGGATATCGTAGAAGAAAGAAATTATAGTGAGGAGACCGCTCACCAGATCGATGAAGAAGTAAAGAAAATAGTAAGTGATGCTTATGTAAAAGCCAAGGAGTTACTGCAGCAGAATTCAGAAAAATTAAAGTTTTTAAGCAACGCGCTTTTGGAAAAAGAAGTTTTAGACGGCGAAGAAGTCAAACGTATGCTTGGCATAGAAAAGAAAGACCTCACCGTATAAAGACTAAATGCGCATCCTTCGGATATCGGACCAAAAAACATTAAGGCAGATAATGCAGGATATTGGGGTAGATAATTACGGCATTGAAATTATGCTGCCCAAGGCGGTTCATCATTTAGTCAGAATTAATTCCCTCTCCTGTATCGCAGCAAATATACTTAAACAAGAGATGCTTTCTTTGGGCGCAGAAGCAGCGCTAGCCCGGGGCGCCTTGACCGGTAAAACAAAGAAGACAGACTGTCTTTTAATGGCCACGCTTTCTCAATTCAAGCGGCTCGCGGAAAAACTAAAACAGCAGCCCTTTGGCCTGAATAGATTAGCCGATGATTTATCCGGTAATCTCGCTAATTACGGAAAGGATGAGTTCAGGCTGGACCTGGGCAGGCATAAATTACGCCTTACGCCAAACAAAACCTGTATTATCGGTATCATAAATATTACCCCGGATTCATTCAGCGGGGACGGATTCTTTCAGGGACTGTCCCCGACAGGGCCAAGAGAAATTATTCCTAAGGGGACTGTCCCTGAACGAGCTTTTGATTTCGCAGAGAAGATGGTTGAGGACGGTGCGGATATCATTGATATAGGAGGCGAATCCAGCCGGCCCGGAGCAAAGCCGATTTCCGTCAAAGAAGAATTAAGCCGGACGATACCAGTAATTAAAAAGATTGCCCGCAAAATCAAAGTCCCGGTCTCCATTGATACGTACAAACCCGAGGTCGCCAGGCAGGCATTGGATTGCGGCGCGGCGATAGTCAATGACATCACAGGTTTAAGGAACGATAAAATGATAGGCGTGGCGGCTAAATATAAGGCAGGGGTAGTGATTATGCATATGAAGGGAAACCCCCGCACTATGCAGAAGAATCCCGTATATAAGTCGCTATTGGATGAAGTAATAGAATATTTAGATAAGGCGATGCATAGGGCTGTCGCAGGAGGGATAAATAGGGAGAAAATTATTCTTGACCCCGGTATCGGATTTGGTAAGGCGTTTACGCATAATTTAGAGATACTGAAGAACCTGAGGGAGCTTAAGATTTTAGGCAGGCCTTTGTTAGCCGGTGTTTCCAGAAAATCGTTCCTGGGTAAAATACTGAACGCAGAGCCCGGGATGAGGATTTTCGGCAGCGTATCTGCCTGTATCCTCGCAGCTAAAAATGGGGCCAATATGGTCAGGGTCCACGACGTGAAGGCATTAAAGCAGGCCTTAACCGTTTTAAATACTATAAATAGTATATGAATATATTAAATATATCAAATAGTATTAGTTATATTCTAATCATAAAGACCTTGATTGAGGTATCCATACTCTGGTTTGTAATTTATCATGTGATACTATTTTTTGAAGGCACGCGCGCCATCCAGGTTCTACGCGGCATAATTATCCTTCTGCTCTGTTTTTTTCTATTCCAGAAACTGGACTTCGAGATATTAGACTGGATACTCAGGAAATTATTCGCCATATCGGTTATCGCCGTTATGATTATCTTCCATCCTGAGATAAGGCAGGGCCTTGCGCGGTTAGGCCAGCGCTATATTTTTAGCCCGGTCTTAAAGGAAGAGGAGCTGGATTATATATTGCAACAGATAGCCAAAGCCGCCGAAGAACTTTGTAAAAATAAGGTCGGCGCGCTTATCGCCATAGAGAAAAATGATTCTTTAAGCACTTACGTAGGAAGCGGAGTCTTAATAGATGCAGTCGTATCTGCGGATTTAATCCAGAACATATTTACGCCCAACAGCCTCCTGCATGACGGGGGGCTGGTTATACAGCACGGCCGCATTATCGCCGCGGGTTGCTTATTCCCGCTTACGGAAAATCAGGATTTAAGCCGGATATACGGGACGCGCCACCGCGCTGCCTTAGGTTTAAGCGAAGAGGCAGACGCGGCCATTATTGTAATCTCCGAAGAAAGACAGGACATCTCTTTAGTTTATCGCGCTAAGTTGTACAAGGATTTGAGCCATGAAGAGATGGCCTATAAGGTTAAAGAGATCCTAAAACTCAAAAAAGAAGATGCCTAAAGAAAAAATCAGCCTTGGTTACCGTATAACCCACTGGTTTACTTGTCATCCCTGGCTTAAGCTTATTGCGTTAATATTGGCAGTGATGGCCTGGTTTTATGTCAGGGGCGAGATAAAACAATTTAATTATTGAGATGCCGGCCTTATTAGGCGTAAATATTGACCACGTAGCTACTTTAAGGGAAGTCCGCCATGGCATTGAGCCGGAACCTGTATTCGCGGCTTTAGTTTGTCAGGCAGCAGGAGCGGATAGTATAGTAGCGCATTTAAGGGAAGACCGCAGGCATATTAAAGAGCGGGACCTGTATCTTTTAAAAGAGTTGGTGAAGGTAAAGCTAAATTTAGAAATGTCTGTGGCAGAAGACATCGTTGAGATTGCCTGTAAAACAAAACCCGGCCAGGCAACTTTAGTGCCGGAGAAGAGGCAGGAAATTACTACCGAAGGCGGCCTGGATGTAGCAGTTCATTTTAAAAAAATCGGGCAGGTTTTTAGCCGTTTGGACAAAAAGGGGATTGCCGTAAGTTTGTTTATTGATCCGGATAAGAAGCAAATCGATGCCACTAAAAAATTAGGCATAGGTATGATAGAGCTGCATACCGGCCGTTATGCCGGAGCCAAGGATAAAAAAGAAGAAGATAAATATTTCAGGGAATTAGAGGCGGCAGCGCATTATGCCAGGAATAAAGGGATGCAGGTTTTTGCGGGGCATGGCTTAAATTATTATAATGTCGCCAGGATCGCTAAAATAAAAACGATAGAAGAATTAAATATCGGATATTCTATTGTCTGCCGCGCGGTATCGGTGGGTTTAGGCAGGGCAGTCAAAGAAATGAAGGCGCTCATATGATTATCGGGACCGGCGTGGATATAACGGAGGTCAGCCGGCTGCGCCAGGCAGTAGAAAAGTGGGGCGAGGAATTCTTAAGCCGCGTATTTACTAAAGAAGAATTGAAGAACGCCAAGACGCGCGGCAGCCTCTATCAGCACCTTGCGGGGAGGTTTGCGGCTAAAGAAGCGGTATTTAAGGCATTAGGTAACGCAAAGCTGAATTGGCAGGATGTAGAGATTTTAAATGATAAACAGGGTAAGCCTTCTTGCATGATTTTAAATGGCAAAGGCAAAAAAATAGAAGCGCACATATCCATTTCGCATGTAAAAAATTATGCGGTTGCCAACGCAATTATTACGCAGAAAAGTTAACACCCATAAAGGCGACTTTGGGCATATTTTTATTTTAGCCGGTTCGTTGAAATTTTCCGGGGCAGCAGCATTGGCTAGCGAAGCAGCGATGCGTAGCGGAGCGGGGTCAGTTACTTTAGGCATACCTGAAAGCTTAACCCGGGCAATGATAAAAATAAAGGCCAGGGAAGTAATGATACTGCCTTTGCCGAAAACTAAAGAAGGCACGCTAAGCATTGCCGCTTATAAAAAGATAAAAGATTTTTCTACAAAGGCCGATGTATTAGTGGTTGGCCCGGGGTTGACTCAGGATAAGTCAACTCAAGGGTTGGTACGTAAGGTTATTACGCAGGTAAATAAGCCTATGGTTATCGACGCAGACGGTCTGAATGCGTTAGCCGGTTATTTGAACATCTTACTAGCGACTAGCGACCAGCGACCAGCGACTATATTAACTCCGCACCCTGGCGAAATGGCTAGGCTTTTAGGCATAAGCGTAAAAAAGATAGAGCGCAACCGTAAAAAAATTGCCCAAGGCTTTGCGAAAAAATATAAGGTAACCGTGGTTTTAAAAGGGCACGATACCATAGTTGCGGATTATGGCGGGAATTTATATCTAAATAAGACCGGTAATCCCGGCATGGCTACGGCAGGAAGCGGCGATGTTTTAACCGGGATGATTGCCGCTTTTTTAGGCCAGGGACTGAACGCTTTTAATGCGGCAAAATATGCGGTTTATCTGCACGGTTTAGCCGGAGATCTGGCGGCTAAAGAAAAAACGCAGATAAGTATGCTCGCTTCTGATATAATAGATAAGATACCGCAGGCAATCAGGAAGTGTAGTTAAAATGGCTATTACAAACTAAAAATAAACAAAAGAAATTTGTGGTTATGGCTTCCAAATATGAATCGAGATTTGATTTACTTGAAAAATAGGTCCGCTGGCGTAGCTCAGTTGGTAGAGCTCCTCACTTGTAATGAGGAGGTCGCCCGTTCAATTCGGGTCGCCAGCTTTTATCGAAATTTATGGGCAGGTACCCAAGTGGCCAATCCGCCTACGCTCACTGCGTTCGCTACGGCGGACCCGCCGAAGCACGAAGTGCATAGGCGGGACCGCCTACGCTCACTGCGTTCGCTACGGCGGACCCGCCGAAGCACGAAGTGCATAGGCGGGACCGCCTACGCTCACTGCGTTCGCTACGGCGGACCCGCCGAAGCACGAAGTGCATAGGCGGGAGGGGGTATATAAATGGCTTTCGTATATGTCTTAAAGAGTTCAAAGGATAATAAACTATACGTAGGCTCAACTCGCCAGAATATAAAAGAGCGGATAAATCGCCATAATAATGGACAAGTTCAGTCTACTAAATATAGACGACCACTTTCTCTTTTATATAGTGAGCATTTCGATGATTATTCACATGCCAGAAAAAAAGAATTATATTTAAAATCTGGCAGTGGCAGAGAGCATTTAAATAGAATTTTAGTAAGATGGGCAGGTACCCAAGTGGCCAAAGGGGGCAGACTGTAAATCTGTTGCACTTGTGCTTCGTAGGTTCGAATCCTACCCTGCCCATTTTAGTTAATCGTTATTCGTTAATCGTTATTGGATTGGTAGATAGACCTTTAACAATTAACCATTAACCAATAACGAAAGTGCGGGAGTAGTTTTCCGCCAAGCAATTTCATAACGGGCGGAATCCCGTCTGAAGATTTATTATTTGGACGGGACAGTGGTAGAACAATAGTCATTTTTTGTGGCTAACTTATATAAAAAATGATCCTGAGCTGCGGTAGCAGCGAAGGACCTTACGAATAGTAATGCGGGCATAGCACAGAGGAAGTGCAGTAGCCTTCCAAGCTACCTACACGGGTTCGAGTCCCGTTGCCCGCTCCATACGGTTATGATAGAACGCGAATTCTTAGAGCAGGTTTTTATTGACGCCTTTGACCTGGATGATGCCTGGTTTCAGTGTTTATCTGAAATCCTGGAAAAGGGCCATGTCTATACCATTACCCGCGGCAGTTATGAAGGCCAGAAGCGCTTAGAATTTGATTTTGCCGTGGTCAGGGTGCGTAAGCCAGGCCATCAGATTATACCGATTATTCCCGAAGGGATGAGCATACCTGCGCCTACAGATATGGAATACATCCATGGGTATTTAAATTACCTGATGACCGGGGTCAAAACCGCAACAGAAGATTATACTTACGGCGAAAGGCTGGTCGGGCCGGAAGCCAAACTCAAACCGGACGTCCAGGGCAAAGAAATGGCTAAAGAGATGCCGCTACGCGTAAACCAGATAGAGGAAGTCATTAAGATTTATAAAAAGCAGGGATTTGGGACGAATCAGGCGGTAATGGAGATCGGGATGCCTTCGGATATAAAATTAGCTGACCCGCCATGCCTACGGCTCATAGATACCAGGATACGTTACGGCAGGCTGCATTTTATTTTATATTTTCGCTCCTGGGACCTTTGGGGCGGATTTCCTTCTAACCTGGGGGGGTTACAATTAGTCAAACAATATATGGCAGAAGAGATTGGCGTAGAAGACGGTGAAATTATCGCTGTCAGCAAAGGGCTGCATCTTTACGATTACAGTTGGGATTTAGCCAAGATGCGCACCAACAAAACTAATCCTCTCGCGTTCAAGGATATGGCTCATGACGTAGAAGGGGCTAAGGAAGATGGTTAAAGAGGCCGGTTATAGCGGCCATGAACGCCGCAGCTTCATCAGGCTGGATTATGTCACTCCCCTTGCCTATAAAG
This window contains:
- the acpS gene encoding holo-ACP synthase, whose protein sequence is MIIGTGVDITEVSRLRQAVEKWGEEFLSRVFTKEELKNAKTRGSLYQHLAGRFAAKEAVFKALGNAKLNWQDVEILNDKQGKPSCMILNGKGKKIEAHISISHVKNYAVANAIITQKS
- the ftsH gene encoding ATP-dependent zinc metalloprotease FtsH — encoded protein: MLNNRIPKSKKNNILRRFPWSWLVIIGLFYLLINSINIPVSGIPKEISYSDFYAALRDNPEKIRSVTKIETVLQGEFSDNSRFFLNIPDNDTQLLDLMRQNLKHFEVKPPRTLLANLLYSLGPVVLLIFFWWMMAARGEQLGNRIMGFGKMRPKMHSEKEGEKATFDDVAGVDEAKEELQEVIEFLKDPKKFQKLGGKIPKGVLLVGPPGCGKTLIARAVAGEAGVPFFSISGSDFVEMFVGVGASRVRDLFEQGRKAAKASGKGAIIFIDEIDAVGRLRFSGIGGGHDEREQTLNALLVEMDGFDTQQGLILIAATNRPDTLDPAILRPGRFDRNIIVHLPDIKGREEILKVHTRKIKLSPTVNLNSIASQTPGFSGADLANLCNEAALMAARFNKDAVEMVDFEKSVERVLMGPEKKSHIISKKEKEITALHESGHALLSLLLPEVNPLKKVSIIPRGLAGGYTFTPPLEDRHYWTKTELISEIAMMLGGRASEEINLNEVTTGAQNDLEMATLMARRMVCQFGMSDKLGNVTLGRREGLVFLGRDIVEERNYSEETAHQIDEEVKKIVSDAYVKAKELLQQNSEKLKFLSNALLEKEVLDGEEVKRMLGIEKKDLTV
- a CDS encoding GIY-YIG nuclease family protein encodes the protein MAFVYVLKSSKDNKLYVGSTRQNIKERINRHNNGQVQSTKYRRPLSLLYSEHFDDYSHARKKELYLKSGSGREHLNRILVRWAGTQVAKGGRL
- a CDS encoding pyridoxine 5'-phosphate synthase; translation: MPALLGVNIDHVATLREVRHGIEPEPVFAALVCQAAGADSIVAHLREDRRHIKERDLYLLKELVKVKLNLEMSVAEDIVEIACKTKPGQATLVPEKRQEITTEGGLDVAVHFKKIGQVFSRLDKKGIAVSLFIDPDKKQIDATKKLGIGMIELHTGRYAGAKDKKEEDKYFRELEAAAHYARNKGMQVFAGHGLNYYNVARIAKIKTIEELNIGYSIVCRAVSVGLGRAVKEMKALI
- the cdaA gene encoding diadenylate cyclase CdaA; this encodes MNILNISNSISYILIIKTLIEVSILWFVIYHVILFFEGTRAIQVLRGIIILLLCFFLFQKLDFEILDWILRKLFAISVIAVMIIFHPEIRQGLARLGQRYIFSPVLKEEELDYILQQIAKAAEELCKNKVGALIAIEKNDSLSTYVGSGVLIDAVVSADLIQNIFTPNSLLHDGGLVIQHGRIIAAGCLFPLTENQDLSRIYGTRHRAALGLSEEADAAIIVISEERQDISLVYRAKLYKDLSHEEMAYKVKEILKLKKEDA
- a CDS encoding NAD(P)H-hydrate dehydratase; this translates as MRLPTQLLRRKVNTHKGDFGHIFILAGSLKFSGAAALASEAAMRSGAGSVTLGIPESLTRAMIKIKAREVMILPLPKTKEGTLSIAAYKKIKDFSTKADVLVVGPGLTQDKSTQGLVRKVITQVNKPMVIDADGLNALAGYLNILLATSDQRPATILTPHPGEMARLLGISVKKIERNRKKIAQGFAKKYKVTVVLKGHDTIVADYGGNLYLNKTGNPGMATAGSGDVLTGMIAAFLGQGLNAFNAAKYAVYLHGLAGDLAAKEKTQISMLASDIIDKIPQAIRKCS
- a CDS encoding thymidylate synthase, with amino-acid sequence MIEREFLEQVFIDAFDLDDAWFQCLSEILEKGHVYTITRGSYEGQKRLEFDFAVVRVRKPGHQIIPIIPEGMSIPAPTDMEYIHGYLNYLMTGVKTATEDYTYGERLVGPEAKLKPDVQGKEMAKEMPLRVNQIEEVIKIYKKQGFGTNQAVMEIGMPSDIKLADPPCLRLIDTRIRYGRLHFILYFRSWDLWGGFPSNLGGLQLVKQYMAEEIGVEDGEIIAVSKGLHLYDYSWDLAKMRTNKTNPLAFKDMAHDVEGAKEDG
- the folP gene encoding dihydropteroate synthase, with product MQDIGVDNYGIEIMLPKAVHHLVRINSLSCIAANILKQEMLSLGAEAALARGALTGKTKKTDCLLMATLSQFKRLAEKLKQQPFGLNRLADDLSGNLANYGKDEFRLDLGRHKLRLTPNKTCIIGIINITPDSFSGDGFFQGLSPTGPREIIPKGTVPERAFDFAEKMVEDGADIIDIGGESSRPGAKPISVKEELSRTIPVIKKIARKIKVPVSIDTYKPEVARQALDCGAAIVNDITGLRNDKMIGVAAKYKAGVVIMHMKGNPRTMQKNPVYKSLLDEVIEYLDKAMHRAVAGGINREKIILDPGIGFGKAFTHNLEILKNLRELKILGRPLLAGVSRKSFLGKILNAEPGMRIFGSVSACILAAKNGANMVRVHDVKALKQALTVLNTINSI